ATTTTCAGTATACGAGCAGAAATGCCTTGACATTAGCAAAGAAATATTATAAAGTTAAACCAACAATTAAATCACGTGTTATATCAAGAGCTAGTGAGTGGTTACACACTTTGACCTAGCAGCAACCTGCCAATTGGTAAGGTGCTCCACTGTAAACGGATATACGTCACTTAACCGTGTTCGTATATCGAGCGCGGTTTTTTTGTGGCAAAGTCCCAGTGACGTTAAACAGGAGAAATAGATGTCAAGTATACTAGATGATCAACTACGATTAATGGCTTTAAAGCAATACGGGTTAATTGAATCAATTAAAACACCCGGCATTTCTGAAGCAGATTTAACATTAATACTGAAAAATACAGAAAATGAAACTATTGAACAATTAGCAACTGAGCAGCTGCAACATCTTAATAGTCAGGCCATCCAAAATAATTTGAATTTGTATCACAAATTCTATGATTTGAAAGGTATGGCAGCTTACAGGGCGAGAACACAAAGTGTTATCGAACTGAAAAACAGATATAAGAAAGCTAATCCTGATGAAAAAGTTAAAATTCTGGATATTTTATATAATGCTAATTAATGTGATGGAACACTCAGACCAGGATTTTTTGTGTCTGTCGTGATATCAAGTGCTGTTTAAAAGCTAAATTAGATTATTGATTTGATAGAACGCAATCTTGTTCAATTAGTATGGTCAACTTGCGTTGATTAGTGGCATAATATAATTAACTTAACTTTGGAGAAAATTGAGAATATGGAAGAGAAAAGTGTCATTAGTACTGCTAACGAGATTGTTCTACAAAATACAATAGGTGACGAACTAAGTCTCATTCGGACGGCCCCTAATAATTTGAAGTCTGATGGTTTTCAGGAAATTTTAATTAACAGCGAAGTGATTGGTAGTTCAATGTATGGGTTGAACATTTTAACCTAAACTTTAAATTTTTCATCTGAGGGCCTACGCCTCTTTACAAACACGGTGCCAGTAACACAATTAAAGCAGTATGCTAATCCTCAATGGTTAAAGGTGAGGGTATATGATAGTTACGCCTAGTTGATTTATTCAAGTAGGCACACTATCCTAAATTTGTCTAATCACGTATATTGGAAAACAAACAGAACTGTAAGGAGGTAGCTATAGTTATAGAAAACTGATTCTGGAAACACCATTACAAGCTTTGTGTCAGCAAAATTTTTAGCACAGAATGTAATCGGCGTTGATTGTACAATCAGGGTAGTTGCTCGAATAGATTTGAATTCTCAGAAGCAAGAAAATAATAAAAAAATTTTTTCGTGTATCGAAATCTGGATTGGCAACGGGAGACAACACCCAATAACACCTTAATTGTTGGGACTAAACATCAGCATCCTTTAGAATAACAATTAGCTTTTAAACGTAATTAATTTCAAAATAAAGAATCACAAACAAAATTAGAGCAGCAACAACGATCAGCATTCCAGGGAAAATTTTTAATTAATATGAGGCAGAAATCAATAATTTAAAAGCATTAACGCCACCTCATGAGGATAGTAAACAAGAGGTAGTCGCACACGCCATGAACCAGAAGTTAGCACATCGGACGTGCAAACTAAACCTAAAAAGTGGTGGCGTTTTTTTGAAAATAGTAACAACAAAAAAAGAAAAGAAGAATAGTTTAATGGCGGAAGATAAATTTGAACAAGCAGCTATTGACAAGCCAAAGACTGAAGCTAGAAAACTGAATTGCTTCAAAGATTAAGTTTTTTTACATTATACCAATGTACATTAAAGTCTATTTATTGGATATTCACTTTTGAAATGGAGAGTTATGATGGCAATTCCTATAATGATATCTAACACAGGTAGTAATACTGTTCTAAATGCTATGAAAGACATTATTGATAAAACTAGTGTGGTTGATATTGCTACAGCTGGGATGTCTATTTACGCCTTGGACGCGTTAAAAAGTGAACTGAAGCAAGCTAAAAAAGTTAACTTGATGTTAACTCAGCCTTTGAAAGCGCCTGAATCGTCAGAAAAGACGCGACAATATGTGTTCAATCCAGATTATGATATCAATGGAAATGAATTTGAAATTTCGTTAAAAAATAAAATGACAACGACTTCTATTGCACGTGATTTGACACGTGTAATAAAAGAGAAGCTGGTGATTCGTGAAGTGCCGCAAGGAAGTATGCAGAACCTCGCGCTCATTAAGAATGCAGACGATGGTCTGTTTATTCAGAATTTTGACTTGCACGCCGACAAGCTGGGTATGGTTAAGTCAAACATGACGTGGCCAGTTAGTGCTATGGGAATGACAGTTGATGAAATCACGCCATGGATTGATAATTTTCAACAACTCTGGGATAACAACTCTCATGAGATAACGCAGATATTGCTAGATCGGTTGGAGCGGTTGTACGACGAGAACACACCAGAATGGCTGTATTTTGTCACAATTTATAACATCTTTCATGATCAAATCGATGAAATCACGGGTAAAAGTGTTATTCGTGAAGGTGTTGATTTCAAGGAGACAAAGATTTGGAGTCTCTTGTATCAATTCCAAAAGGATGGGGCTTCAGGGCTTATTGAGAAGCTTGAAAAGTACAATGGGGCTATTTTAGCGGACTCTGTGGGTCTTGGTAAGACTTTCTCTGCTCTTGCTGTGATTAAGTATTATGAAATGCGTAATGACCGAGTTCTTGTATTGGCGCCCAAGCGTTTGCGCGAGAACTGGACGCTCTACACACAAAACGATGACCGTAACCCTTTGGTAGATGATCGATTTAATTACATGGTCTTAAATCATACTGATTTGAGTCGTACATCAGGTATGTCGGGCGACGTTGATCTTGAACACGTCAACTGGGGTAATTATGACCTTGTGGTGATTGATGAGTCGCACAACTTCCGAAATGCTAATGATGAAGGCATGAGTCGCTACGGACGTTTGATGAATAAAATCATTAAGAGTGGCGTTCGAACTAAGGTGTTACTACTGTCTGCAACGCCGGTAAACAATCGCCTAACCGACATCAAGAACCAAATTGCATTCATTACTGAAGGTCGTGATGACCACTTGAGTCAGTGGGGAATTGATAGCATTAATAACACACTTCGTTTGGCGCAACAAAGTTTCAATGAGTGGGATAAGTTGCCGGATGAGCAGCGTAATACGCAAACATTCCAAGACTTGGTGAACCCTGACTATTTCAAATTGTTGGATTTGCTAACGATTGCACGTTCACGTAAGCACATTGAAAAGTACTATTCAACAAAGGACATAGGGGAGTTCCCACATCGACTAAAGCCAATTAATATGAAATCACAATTGGACAAACTTAACAGGTTTATGCCAATTGAGGATGTCGCGGATTTGATCAATGGCATGATGTTTGCAACGTATCGTCCTTTGAGTTATATTCTGCCTAACAAAAAGCGAGAGTATGAGAAGCTGTATTCTTCAACTGGAGCAAGTTCTGAATTTGGCGCTGGATTGTCACAAGAAGCTCGCGAAGGTGCAATTGCAAATTTGATTCGAGTGAATTACCTAAAGCGTTTGGAATCATCGGTATTTGCGTTTAGGTTAACACTTGAGCGTACTCGTGCAAATATGTACGCAATGTTAGAACGTATTGTTGACGCAGAAAAGAATCCCGGCAGTCAACATAGTATTTCTGATTTTGATCAATCAGAGAATTTGTTTGATGATGAAGAGATTGATGATTTGGTCATAGGTAATAAAACTCGTAAGTTCTTTTTGGGTGATATTGATCTAATCGCCTTTAAACAGGCCATTGAAGCTGATGTGGCTGTTGTTACACGTATCTTGGATTCAGCATCTCAAGTTACCGTTGAACGGGACAATAAGTTGGATGAGCTGAAAGAGTTGATTTCAACAAAAATTCAGCATCCGTTAAATGGTGATAACAAAAAAGTTATCGTGTTCACGGCCTTTGCTGATACGGCGCGTTATTTATACGACAATTTGAATGAAGGATTGCTTGAACGATATGGGGTTAAATCGGCGCTTATTACGGGGCAAGATAATCAATCGAACGCAAACATTAGCAAAAAAGATATGACCAGCATTTTGTTGAACTTCTCTCCAAAGTCAAAGGGTCGAGTCACTGGTGGTGACGATATTGATATTCTGTTTGCGACAGATACCATTTCTGAAGGACAAAACCTACAAGACGCGGATTATCTTGTCAATTATGATATTCACTGGAATCCGGTTCGAGTCATTCAACGATTCGGACGAATTGACCGTATTGGATCCACCAATAAGCAAATTCAATTAGTTAATTTCTGGCCTAATGTTGAGCTTGATGATTACATTAATCTCGAGAGTCGTGTTCGTAACAAGATGGTTTTATTGAACGCTTCTGCCACTGGTGAGGAAGATGTTTTGAATGACAGTGGTGACAAGATGAATGACTTGAAGTACCGTCAGGCACAATTGGAGTCACTACAAAACGAAGTCTTGGATATGGAAGATGTGAATGGTGCAATTTCTATTACCGATTTGACGTACAATGATTTTAAAAGTGACTTAAAGGCAGCACTGGAAACGTATGGAGACAAGTTGTCCGATGCCCCAAAGGGTATGTATGCGTTAACTAAGAGTTCTTTGCTGGATGACGCGGAACCTGGTGTTGTTTTTGCATTGCGTCAAACTATTGATGGCATCGGACGAGAGAACAGTATTTTGTCATATATCCTGATTTATATTTGCAATGACGGAACAGCTAAGTACCAGTACACGCAATCTAAGCAGATTTTGGATGTCTATAAGCGATTGGCGAGTGGTCAAAATGAAGTGTTTAATGAGTTGTTGTCATCGTTTAATGAGGAGACGAATGAAGGAATTGATATGTCGTTCTACACAAATTTGTTAAACCGTGCAATTGAGCAAATTAAGGGCCGAAAAGAGGAAGTTGGAATTGCCTCTCTGTTTTTGGATGAAATTAGCACGGTTCAACCGGATTTGTTCGACGAACTGGATGACGTTGAATTAATTTCCTTTTTGATAATTAGAGGTAACTAAACATGGCTGTGGATAATCAAACAATAGAGTTATTGATTAATAAGGCATATTTTCCGAAAGCTGCATTATATAATCGGGTAATTGCAAAAGAGGCGATTTATAAAGCTGGACATATTGGCATACCTGACCAGAAATTAATTACAAATAACGTCAAGCAAATCAACTGGTTGTTTGTAATTAAAACAAGCAATAGTAATATTCCAGAATATATAGGGACTGAAGATTTTTCTGTCCGGGAATTGGATTATATTCATGTTGAATTAAAAGAGGCTGAGTATAGAGAGAAAATTGCTGCAATTATCCTCAAATCTATTCCGAAAGTATCAATTGTTGAATTAGTTCGGAATGACACCGACGGTGCTGAGTATCATCAATGGATACTTGCAGATTACGGGTCCAAAAAGAGAACTGAGAATTTAGTCTCGGCTCAAAAATTCCATCATTCTGCTGAAGTGCTTGTGGATGATATCAATGAGTTTATGGAGATATTAAGGTTTGATAATGTCGTGATATCAAATCTAAAGGCACTGTACAAGAATTGGATTTCCAAAATTGAAAAGTACAATTTTTCCAAACGAGTTTCAGGATTGATTGATAATGATACCGATTTTGAACAAAAGAACAAAGAGATACTGGAATTGGAGCTGAAAATACGGCGATTGACAACTGCTGCTCAAAAAGAAAAACAGTTAAATAAACGAATGAAGTTGACAGCTGAAATTCGTAAGTTAAAGTTGCAGCTTAAGGGTATTATAGACCCCCATAAGTAGACAGGATGATCGGATAAAAACATGGAATCTCAAATTCAAAAAATAACAGGTTTAACTGAAGACTATCGAATGCAGATTATGGAAATTTTAAAGAGTGACATGCCTACATTGTTTGATGAAAACGGTGATGTTAACAGGGATGTTCTTCTAGCGCTATTAGATGGTGAAAATAACGATAATGTGAAATATGAATTTAATTGGCCTGGTAAGGCTGAGGCAATTCGTTCCGCATTTAGTGCTACTGATTCTACATTGTTACCTAGAGTAGATAAGTCTAAAAATTGGGATGAAACTGACAATATCTATATTGAGGGTGACAATCTTGAAAGTCTAAAGTTGTTACAGAAGAGTTATCAAGGAGCTATTAAGATGATATATCTTGATCCTCCGTACAACACGGGACGTGATTTCGTGTACAAGGATAATTACACAACGCCTCTAAAAGCATATCTTCAAGTAACGGGTCAACGTGATTCTGAGGGGAACAAAACATCTACTAATTCTGAAACTAATGGTAAATATCATTCAAATTGGTTGTCAATGATGCTGCCAAGGTTAATTCTTGCTAGAAACTTATTGACGGACGATGGGGTTATGTTTATCTCCATTGACGATCATGAATTCGCTAATTTGAAAAAGTTATTACTAATTTCCGGATTCTCAGAAGATGATATCTTGAGTACTTTAATTTGGCGTTTGCCACGAGGCATTAATGCTGGAATTATTTCGAAAGCTCATGAGTATGTTCTTGTAGTGGCGAAAGATTATACTAAAATCAGTCATTTTAAATCCTCAGGAGACGAAGCATACATTATAGATCGAACAAATAAAAGGGTTGATGGACGTCACCCAGCAAGTATTATTCATTTTCCTGCCGGAAGTGTGCGTTTTGACGGGGATTCCGCAGAATTTA
The Leuconostoc suionicum genome window above contains:
- a CDS encoding helicase-related protein → MMAIPIMISNTGSNTVLNAMKDIIDKTSVVDIATAGMSIYALDALKSELKQAKKVNLMLTQPLKAPESSEKTRQYVFNPDYDINGNEFEISLKNKMTTTSIARDLTRVIKEKLVIREVPQGSMQNLALIKNADDGLFIQNFDLHADKLGMVKSNMTWPVSAMGMTVDEITPWIDNFQQLWDNNSHEITQILLDRLERLYDENTPEWLYFVTIYNIFHDQIDEITGKSVIREGVDFKETKIWSLLYQFQKDGASGLIEKLEKYNGAILADSVGLGKTFSALAVIKYYEMRNDRVLVLAPKRLRENWTLYTQNDDRNPLVDDRFNYMVLNHTDLSRTSGMSGDVDLEHVNWGNYDLVVIDESHNFRNANDEGMSRYGRLMNKIIKSGVRTKVLLLSATPVNNRLTDIKNQIAFITEGRDDHLSQWGIDSINNTLRLAQQSFNEWDKLPDEQRNTQTFQDLVNPDYFKLLDLLTIARSRKHIEKYYSTKDIGEFPHRLKPINMKSQLDKLNRFMPIEDVADLINGMMFATYRPLSYILPNKKREYEKLYSSTGASSEFGAGLSQEAREGAIANLIRVNYLKRLESSVFAFRLTLERTRANMYAMLERIVDAEKNPGSQHSISDFDQSENLFDDEEIDDLVIGNKTRKFFLGDIDLIAFKQAIEADVAVVTRILDSASQVTVERDNKLDELKELISTKIQHPLNGDNKKVIVFTAFADTARYLYDNLNEGLLERYGVKSALITGQDNQSNANISKKDMTSILLNFSPKSKGRVTGGDDIDILFATDTISEGQNLQDADYLVNYDIHWNPVRVIQRFGRIDRIGSTNKQIQLVNFWPNVELDDYINLESRVRNKMVLLNASATGEEDVLNDSGDKMNDLKYRQAQLESLQNEVLDMEDVNGAISITDLTYNDFKSDLKAALETYGDKLSDAPKGMYALTKSSLLDDAEPGVVFALRQTIDGIGRENSILSYILIYICNDGTAKYQYTQSKQILDVYKRLASGQNEVFNELLSSFNEETNEGIDMSFYTNLLNRAIEQIKGRKEEVGIASLFLDEISTVQPDLFDELDDVELISFLIIRGN
- a CDS encoding DUF4391 domain-containing protein, translated to MAVDNQTIELLINKAYFPKAALYNRVIAKEAIYKAGHIGIPDQKLITNNVKQINWLFVIKTSNSNIPEYIGTEDFSVRELDYIHVELKEAEYREKIAAIILKSIPKVSIVELVRNDTDGAEYHQWILADYGSKKRTENLVSAQKFHHSAEVLVDDINEFMEILRFDNVVISNLKALYKNWISKIEKYNFSKRVSGLIDNDTDFEQKNKEILELELKIRRLTTAAQKEKQLNKRMKLTAEIRKLKLQLKGIIDPHK